From the genome of Halorussus caseinilyticus, one region includes:
- a CDS encoding flavin reductase family protein encodes MEIDPDEVPSLYRTLAGAVVPRPIAWVSTTDPDGVDNLAPYSFFNVVAIDPPTVMFAPVDDDGSPEGLKDTPRNVRATGEFVVNVVTESVAEAMNETAATLPAGESEFDRADLTRADSRTVTPPRVAESPVAFECSLSEMVDVGGSTMVLGEVEWVHVADEVTTDGKLDVEKLDAVGRLSGSLYATTADRFSLERPP; translated from the coding sequence ATGGAAATCGACCCCGACGAGGTGCCCTCGCTCTACCGAACGCTCGCGGGTGCGGTCGTCCCCCGGCCCATCGCGTGGGTCTCGACCACCGACCCCGACGGCGTGGACAACCTCGCGCCCTACAGCTTTTTCAACGTCGTCGCTATCGACCCGCCGACGGTGATGTTCGCGCCCGTGGACGACGACGGGTCGCCCGAGGGCCTGAAAGATACCCCCCGGAACGTCCGTGCCACCGGGGAGTTCGTCGTCAACGTCGTCACCGAGTCCGTCGCCGAAGCGATGAACGAAACCGCCGCAACCCTCCCCGCGGGCGAGAGCGAGTTCGACCGCGCGGACCTCACGCGGGCGGACTCGCGCACGGTCACGCCCCCGAGGGTGGCCGAGTCGCCCGTCGCCTTCGAGTGTTCGCTCTCCGAGATGGTAGACGTGGGTGGGTCCACGATGGTCCTCGGCGAAGTCGAGTGGGTCCACGTCGCCGACGAGGTGACCACCGACGGGAAGTTGGACGTGGAGAAATTGGACGCGGTGGGCCGTCTGTCGGGGAGTCTCTACGCGACGACGGCCGACCGGTTCTCGCTGGAGCGACCACCCTAA
- a CDS encoding MBL fold metallo-hydrolase, translating into MSDESAETPDAPSVSAEDLHDRIRRGERVTLLDVRNRDEFEAWRITGESVEATQITYAEFMAAKARGDLSAFVADLGLGEPVVAVCPRGEVSATVAADLREQGIDARNLAEGMEGWARVYVPREVPGAPDDTTVLQYDRPASGCLSYLVVSGDEAAVVDPLRAFADRYVADAEARGVDLTVAIDTHVHADHLSGVRRLASEAGARAVLPAGAADRGLAYDATLLGDGDEIRMGEVALTALAAPGHTTELTALRLGDVLFSGDALFTDSFGRPDLERGDEGARDLAGTLYDTLRDRLLALPDETLVAPGHRTPESAPNPDENDTYTAGIAAVRDRLRIPDEKSAFVDRVLDSLPPRPANYEDIIPVNLGRESLDDETAFEMELGPNNCAVAADD; encoded by the coding sequence ATGTCCGACGAGAGCGCGGAAACCCCAGACGCACCGTCCGTCTCGGCCGAGGACCTCCACGACCGAATCCGGCGCGGCGAGCGCGTGACCCTGCTCGACGTGCGCAACCGCGACGAGTTCGAGGCGTGGCGCATCACCGGCGAGAGCGTCGAAGCAACCCAAATCACCTACGCCGAGTTCATGGCGGCGAAGGCCCGCGGCGACCTCTCGGCGTTCGTCGCGGACCTCGGTCTCGGCGAACCCGTCGTGGCGGTGTGCCCCCGCGGGGAGGTCAGTGCCACCGTCGCCGCCGACCTCCGCGAGCAGGGAATCGACGCCCGGAACCTCGCCGAGGGGATGGAAGGGTGGGCGCGGGTCTACGTCCCGCGCGAGGTCCCCGGCGCGCCCGACGATACCACCGTCCTCCAGTACGACCGGCCCGCCAGCGGGTGCCTCTCGTATCTGGTCGTCTCCGGCGACGAGGCCGCGGTCGTAGACCCCTTGCGGGCGTTCGCCGACCGCTACGTCGCCGACGCAGAGGCCCGCGGTGTAGACCTGACCGTCGCCATCGACACCCACGTTCACGCCGACCACCTCTCGGGCGTCCGGCGACTCGCCAGCGAGGCGGGCGCGCGCGCAGTCCTGCCCGCGGGCGCGGCCGACCGCGGTCTCGCCTACGACGCGACCCTGCTCGGAGACGGCGACGAGATTCGCATGGGCGAAGTCGCGCTGACCGCCCTCGCCGCGCCCGGCCACACCACCGAACTGACCGCGCTCCGCCTCGGCGACGTGCTGTTCTCCGGCGACGCGCTGTTCACCGACAGTTTCGGCCGCCCGGACCTCGAACGCGGCGACGAGGGTGCCCGCGACCTCGCGGGCACCCTCTACGACACCCTCCGAGACCGACTGCTCGCGCTCCCCGACGAGACGCTGGTCGCGCCCGGCCACCGGACGCCCGAGAGCGCGCCGAACCCCGACGAGAACGACACGTACACCGCCGGAATCGCCGCCGTGCGCGACCGACTCCGCATCCCCGACGAGAAGTCGGCGTTCGTGGACCGGGTGCTGGACTCGCTCCCGCCGCGACCCGCCAACTACGAGGACATCATCCCGGTAAACCTCGGCCGGGAGTCGCTGGACGACGAGACGGCCTTCGAGATGGAACTCGGCCCGAACAACTGCGCGGTGGCGGCCGACGACTGA
- a CDS encoding rubrerythrin family protein, with amino-acid sequence MNPATFSDDVEDAKATQLDRLGSQQALVALTDAELDAETVLRAAARSEHTARETFDGWAESADDADAEDAFAALAEQEGDHYERVVAELDGGFDPDDAVDSVHAHLRNLDSTVERAAGLVGRSLASDRTQLQVVNFFVNEADERRADLFRDLRADTQEAVSVGTDLLGSHCEGEDDWERARETAEGVVRIAYDDYAETLEGMGLDPRPIC; translated from the coding sequence ATGAATCCCGCGACCTTCTCCGACGACGTAGAGGACGCGAAGGCGACCCAACTCGACCGCCTCGGGTCTCAGCAGGCGCTCGTCGCCCTGACCGACGCCGAACTCGACGCCGAGACGGTCCTGCGCGCCGCCGCCCGAAGCGAACACACCGCCCGCGAGACGTTCGACGGGTGGGCCGAGAGCGCGGACGACGCCGACGCCGAAGACGCGTTCGCGGCCCTCGCCGAACAGGAGGGCGACCACTACGAGCGAGTCGTGGCGGAGTTGGACGGCGGGTTCGACCCCGACGACGCGGTGGACTCGGTACACGCCCACCTGCGAAATCTCGACTCGACCGTCGAGCGCGCGGCCGGACTCGTCGGTCGCTCGCTGGCGAGCGACCGGACCCAGTTGCAGGTCGTGAACTTCTTCGTCAACGAGGCCGACGAGCGCCGGGCCGACCTCTTCCGGGACCTGCGCGCGGACACGCAGGAAGCCGTCTCGGTCGGGACGGACCTGCTCGGGTCCCACTGCGAGGGCGAGGACGACTGGGAGCGCGCCCGCGAGACCGCCGAGGGAGTCGTCCGAATCGCGTACGACGACTACGCCGAGACGCTGGAGGGGATGGGTCTCGACCCGCGACCCATCTGCTGA
- a CDS encoding sulfurtransferase, with protein MNDTDYDTDVLVSADWVEDRLEQFRSDDPEYRLVEVNSPESPDTDFPSRYDEGHAPGAIGMQWDEDLSDQQERDILKKEDFERVVGEAGISDDSTVVFYGDGWIPNWFALFAYWEFKYYGHEDARVLNGGKDYWVNEGYPTTDEVPDFPAQEYRARGPFESIRAYKDDVDKAMDSGLPMVDVRSPEEFSGEVIAPEGMRETAQRGGHIPGASNVPVKQVLNDDGTFKSPDELRRLYADHGVDGEESVITYCRVGERSSIEWFALHELLGFEDVRNYDGSWTEWGNLVRAPIERGDGD; from the coding sequence ATGAACGATACGGATTACGACACCGACGTACTCGTCTCGGCCGACTGGGTGGAAGACCGACTCGAACAGTTCCGGAGCGACGACCCCGAGTACCGACTCGTGGAGGTCAACAGTCCCGAGTCGCCGGACACCGACTTCCCCTCGCGCTACGACGAGGGCCACGCTCCCGGCGCAATCGGGATGCAGTGGGACGAGGACCTCTCGGACCAGCAGGAACGCGACATCCTCAAGAAGGAGGACTTCGAGCGAGTCGTCGGCGAGGCGGGAATATCGGACGACTCAACCGTCGTCTTCTACGGCGACGGGTGGATTCCCAACTGGTTCGCACTGTTCGCCTACTGGGAGTTCAAGTACTACGGCCACGAGGACGCCCGCGTCCTGAACGGCGGGAAGGACTACTGGGTCAACGAGGGCTATCCGACGACCGACGAAGTGCCCGACTTCCCGGCGCAGGAGTACCGCGCCCGCGGACCCTTCGAGAGCATCCGGGCGTACAAGGACGACGTGGACAAGGCGATGGACAGCGGTCTGCCGATGGTAGACGTGCGCTCGCCCGAAGAGTTCTCGGGCGAGGTCATCGCGCCCGAGGGTATGCGCGAGACGGCCCAACGCGGCGGTCACATCCCCGGCGCGTCGAACGTCCCGGTCAAGCAGGTCCTGAACGACGACGGGACGTTCAAGTCGCCAGACGAACTCCGGAGACTGTACGCCGACCACGGCGTGGACGGTGAGGAGTCGGTCATCACCTACTGTCGCGTCGGCGAACGGTCTTCCATCGAGTGGTTCGCGCTACACGAACTTCTCGGGTTCGAGGACGTGCGCAACTACGACGGGTCGTGGACCGAGTGGGGGAATCTGGTCCGCGCGCCCATCGAACGCGGCGACGGGGACTAG
- a CDS encoding SCO family protein — protein sequence MDRREFLRTATAVGLAGGVAGCTGVLDSNSNVALGEPDREVDGEKLPYPTWGQKVPDVTLPAPLEDRTVELRSVGKPSVLTFFYSHCKTVCPVLVSTVRNVQTDSLNERYADDVAFFPTTFDPARDDADRLEAYSEKMNVDADAGNWHFLRPESKDRAKAVVQDEFGVAFERTDPEDMDMYMFTHSALTFLVNADGYVERAYRSKSPKAKQIISDLETVRT from the coding sequence ATGGACCGACGCGAATTTCTTCGAACTGCGACCGCGGTCGGACTCGCGGGCGGGGTAGCGGGGTGTACGGGCGTCCTCGACTCGAACTCGAACGTTGCGCTGGGCGAACCCGACAGGGAGGTGGACGGCGAGAAACTGCCGTACCCGACGTGGGGCCAGAAGGTCCCGGACGTGACGCTCCCGGCACCGCTGGAGGACCGGACGGTCGAACTCCGGAGCGTCGGCAAACCGAGCGTCCTGACGTTCTTCTACAGTCACTGTAAGACGGTGTGTCCGGTGCTGGTCTCGACCGTGCGGAACGTCCAGACCGACTCGCTGAACGAGAGGTACGCCGACGACGTGGCGTTCTTCCCGACGACGTTCGACCCGGCGCGCGACGACGCCGACCGCTTGGAGGCGTACTCCGAGAAAATGAACGTGGACGCCGACGCCGGAAACTGGCACTTCCTCCGACCGGAGTCGAAAGACCGCGCGAAGGCCGTCGTCCAAGACGAGTTCGGGGTCGCCTTCGAGCGAACCGACCCCGAGGACATGGACATGTACATGTTCACCCACAGCGCGCTCACCTTCCTCGTGAACGCCGACGGCTACGTCGAACGCGCCTATCGGTCGAAGTCGCCGAAAGCGAAGCAGATAATTTCGGACCTCGAAACAGTTCGAACATGA
- a CDS encoding TlpA family protein disulfide reductase: MNRRTLLVALGGLGLTGASAWLLGNDLGSSADLPLRVETMDAQGSEAGEVRLPVENTVTVLDLFATWCSPCKKQMDALDAVHRDFGDEVAMVSVTNERVGGSLSKADIRDWWRTHDGGWTVGLDPDSEIASALGAHGIPYVVVFDADGEVRWQDGGLTDEGVLRKQIADALAER; the protein is encoded by the coding sequence ATGAACAGACGCACCCTGCTAGTCGCGCTCGGGGGTCTCGGTCTGACCGGCGCGAGCGCGTGGCTTCTGGGAAACGACCTCGGGTCGTCGGCGGACCTGCCCCTCCGCGTCGAGACGATGGACGCGCAGGGGTCCGAGGCGGGCGAGGTCCGTCTCCCCGTCGAGAACACCGTGACGGTCCTCGACCTCTTTGCGACGTGGTGTAGCCCCTGCAAGAAGCAGATGGACGCGCTCGATGCCGTCCACCGTGATTTCGGCGACGAGGTGGCGATGGTCTCGGTCACGAACGAACGCGTCGGCGGGTCGCTCTCGAAGGCCGACATCCGCGACTGGTGGCGCACCCACGACGGCGGGTGGACGGTCGGTCTCGACCCCGACAGCGAAATCGCGTCGGCGCTCGGCGCGCACGGCATCCCCTACGTCGTCGTCTTCGACGCCGACGGCGAGGTGCGCTGGCAGGACGGTGGTCTCACCGACGAGGGCGTCCTCCGGAAACAGATAGCCGACGCACTCGCCGAGCGATGA
- a CDS encoding cytochrome c biogenesis CcdA family protein, whose protein sequence is MTTSEFAGAVAFAASTGVTTFFAPCAFPLLPGYVGYYVSENDDSSGVVPAAAAASGALVALGAIAALAFALGQTVTSVLPLFEPIVGVGLVAFGALTLTGRAPDLRVALPERPDSVAGFGVFGAVYALAAAGCVAPLFLGVVTQALAFSPARGLAVLGAYSGAVAAPLVGVTLLTSAGVETWRDLGRYSGTLERAAAVVMILAGLGQLYLSVVVLEVLP, encoded by the coding sequence ATGACGACTTCCGAGTTCGCGGGCGCGGTGGCGTTCGCGGCGAGTACGGGCGTGACGACGTTCTTCGCGCCCTGCGCGTTCCCACTTTTGCCGGGATACGTCGGCTACTACGTCAGCGAGAACGACGACTCGTCGGGCGTAGTCCCCGCGGCGGCGGCCGCATCGGGCGCGCTGGTCGCGCTGGGAGCGATTGCCGCCCTCGCGTTCGCGCTCGGCCAGACAGTCACCTCGGTCCTGCCGCTTTTCGAACCCATCGTCGGGGTGGGTCTCGTGGCGTTCGGCGCGCTGACCCTGACGGGTCGCGCGCCCGACCTGCGGGTGGCGCTCCCCGAGCGTCCGGATTCGGTCGCCGGGTTCGGGGTCTTCGGCGCGGTATACGCGCTCGCGGCCGCCGGGTGCGTCGCGCCGCTGTTCCTCGGCGTGGTGACGCAGGCGCTCGCGTTCTCGCCCGCCCGCGGTCTCGCAGTTCTGGGCGCGTACTCGGGTGCGGTCGCGGCCCCGCTGGTGGGCGTGACGCTCCTGACGAGCGCGGGCGTCGAGACGTGGCGCGACCTCGGTCGGTACTCGGGGACGCTGGAGCGAGCGGCCGCCGTCGTGATGATACTCGCGGGACTCGGCCAACTCTACCTCTCGGTCGTGGTCCTCGAAGTTCTCCCGTGA
- a CDS encoding luciferase family protein codes for MGDQDQRQAARLVDRVIEEVAAWPHVETNEHRFEGREFTLGPREVGHVHRWGIVDVPFTKRLRETLVEEDRTKEHHVVPESGWTTHYIEGDEDVERAIWLLRLSYLYHVNNLKKTPKGAEMFEEIDVAEELEELGVSDEVRAAFERRGVMANL; via the coding sequence ATGGGGGACCAAGACCAGCGTCAGGCGGCGCGACTCGTGGACCGCGTTATCGAGGAAGTCGCCGCGTGGCCCCACGTCGAGACCAACGAACACCGGTTCGAGGGCCGAGAGTTCACTCTCGGCCCGCGCGAGGTGGGCCACGTCCACCGATGGGGTATCGTGGACGTGCCGTTCACCAAGCGCCTGCGCGAGACCCTCGTCGAGGAGGACAGGACGAAAGAACACCACGTCGTCCCGGAGTCGGGGTGGACGACACACTACATCGAAGGCGACGAGGACGTGGAACGGGCTATCTGGTTGCTCCGATTGTCCTACCTCTACCACGTGAACAATCTCAAGAAGACGCCGAAGGGCGCGGAGATGTTCGAAGAGATAGACGTAGCCGAGGAATTGGAGGAGTTGGGCGTGAGCGACGAGGTTCGGGCGGCGTTCGAGCGGCGAGGGGTGATGGCAAACTTATAA
- a CDS encoding DUF5518 domain-containing protein, whose protein sequence is MKKKTAINISIGAISSLLLVDFPGGALIGGSLAGYLQRGSRKKNIIVGLLTGLVAILLLWIITISNELLQGEIRYWWALVQPLITASLYAIVISPLGGAIGGYVREETSE, encoded by the coding sequence GTGAAAAAGAAAACAGCAATCAATATATCAATTGGCGCTATTTCATCATTATTATTGGTTGATTTTCCGGGAGGTGCTTTAATAGGGGGTAGTCTCGCTGGCTATCTGCAGAGGGGAAGTAGAAAAAAGAATATAATAGTTGGTCTTTTAACTGGTTTGGTGGCCATACTATTGCTGTGGATAATTACAATCAGTAATGAACTTCTCCAAGGAGAAATTAGATATTGGTGGGCACTGGTACAACCATTGATTACGGCGTCTTTGTATGCAATCGTTATTTCACCTCTTGGCGGTGCCATTGGTGGATACGTGCGGGAGGAAACCTCCGAATAG
- a CDS encoding nucleotide exchange factor GrpE, protein MTDEEVTEQVREDAEEQAEDAEAETETEDHLGPTSTKLVAEVATQDANLATELEGHLAQLEADREEARERADELESKLKRKQADFQNYKKRAKKRQEQMKDRATEDLVENLLDVRDNLVRAVEDDHENVESLKEGVEMTLKELDRVFEGENVEAIDPDPGTETDPQRHEVMMQVESDQPEGTVADVYQPGYEMGEKVLRAAQVTVSDGE, encoded by the coding sequence ATGACCGACGAGGAAGTCACCGAGCAGGTGCGGGAGGACGCCGAGGAGCAAGCAGAAGATGCCGAGGCCGAAACCGAGACCGAGGACCACCTCGGACCGACCAGCACGAAACTCGTCGCGGAGGTGGCCACGCAGGACGCCAACCTCGCCACCGAACTCGAAGGCCACCTCGCGCAACTCGAAGCCGACAGAGAAGAGGCCCGAGAGCGCGCCGACGAACTCGAATCCAAACTCAAGCGCAAGCAGGCCGACTTCCAGAACTACAAGAAGCGCGCCAAGAAGCGCCAAGAGCAGATGAAAGACCGGGCCACCGAGGACCTCGTGGAGAACCTGCTGGACGTGCGCGACAACCTCGTGCGCGCCGTCGAGGACGACCACGAGAACGTCGAGAGCCTCAAAGAGGGCGTCGAGATGACCCTGAAGGAACTAGACCGGGTGTTCGAAGGCGAGAACGTCGAGGCGATAGACCCCGACCCCGGCACCGAGACCGACCCGCAACGCCACGAGGTGATGATGCAGGTCGAGAGCGACCAACCGGAAGGGACGGTCGCGGATGTCTATCAGCCGGGCTACGAGATGGGCGAGAAGGTCCTGCGGGCCGCGCAGGTGACGGTCAGCGACGGCGAGTAG